A part of Gemmatimonadaceae bacterium genomic DNA contains:
- a CDS encoding glycoside hydrolase family 32 protein, protein MIPRRSALRTACVLAACAATLPACRTTIPVTSSVPAPAAGVVTPPTSGVYAEPHRPQYHFTPPSQWMNDPNGMVFYEGEYHLFYQYHPQGNTWGPMHWGHAISTDLVRWEHLPIALYPDSLGLIFSGSAVVDWKNTSGFGTNGKPPMVAMFTYHDMAKEKAGTSTFQTQGLAYSTDRGRTWVKYAGNPVIPNPGIRDFRDTKVLWHEASQRWIMIMSGGDRVRLYSSYNLREWQPASEFGATLGAHGGVWECPDLFPVRVEGTNEVRWVMLVSINPGGPNGGSATQYFVGHFDGMTFTLDSTFATAVGAAGVEPSRGVWLDYGRDNYAGVTWSDVPVSDGRRLFLGWMSNWDYAQVVPTEAWRSATTVPRALTLRRTPAGLRVYSTPVQELRLLRDQTTTLRDGQVSGEQTLHVPRGGSAAMSEVDLEFVPSASGQTTVAIELTNAGGEVYRVGYDAPTKRFFSDRTGLPRAFSPKFAAAVHYAPRVAGDSAVRLHLFIDRSSVELFGDGGATPLTDLVFPTSDFTAMKLVVTGPAVRLRYATISSLRSIWR, encoded by the coding sequence ATGATCCCCCGCCGCTCCGCCCTGCGCACCGCCTGCGTCCTCGCCGCGTGTGCGGCCACACTGCCGGCCTGCCGGACGACGATCCCCGTCACCTCGTCGGTGCCGGCGCCGGCCGCCGGCGTGGTCACGCCACCCACCAGTGGTGTGTATGCCGAACCCCACCGGCCGCAGTACCACTTCACGCCGCCGTCGCAGTGGATGAATGACCCCAACGGCATGGTGTTCTACGAGGGCGAGTACCACCTGTTCTACCAGTACCACCCGCAGGGCAACACCTGGGGGCCGATGCACTGGGGCCACGCGATCAGCACGGACCTGGTGCGCTGGGAGCACCTGCCCATCGCGCTCTATCCCGACTCGCTCGGCCTGATCTTCTCCGGTAGCGCCGTAGTCGACTGGAAGAACACCTCCGGCTTCGGCACCAACGGCAAGCCACCGATGGTGGCCATGTTCACGTACCACGACATGGCGAAGGAGAAGGCCGGCACCAGCACGTTCCAGACGCAGGGGCTGGCCTACAGCACCGATCGTGGCCGCACCTGGGTGAAGTACGCCGGCAACCCCGTGATCCCGAACCCGGGCATCCGCGACTTCCGCGACACGAAGGTCCTCTGGCATGAGGCGTCGCAGCGCTGGATCATGATCATGTCGGGCGGCGACCGGGTGCGGCTCTACTCGTCGTACAACCTGCGCGAGTGGCAGCCGGCCAGCGAGTTCGGCGCGACCCTCGGCGCACACGGCGGCGTGTGGGAGTGCCCCGACCTGTTCCCCGTGCGCGTGGAGGGCACCAACGAGGTGCGCTGGGTGATGCTGGTCAGCATCAATCCCGGCGGGCCCAACGGCGGCTCCGCCACGCAGTACTTCGTGGGCCACTTCGACGGGATGACCTTCACGCTCGATTCCACCTTCGCGACCGCCGTCGGTGCGGCAGGCGTGGAGCCCTCGCGTGGTGTGTGGCTCGACTACGGGCGTGACAACTACGCCGGCGTCACCTGGTCCGACGTGCCGGTGTCCGACGGGCGCCGGCTCTTCCTCGGGTGGATGAGCAACTGGGACTATGCGCAGGTGGTGCCGACGGAGGCCTGGCGCAGTGCCACCACCGTGCCGCGCGCGCTCACGTTGCGGCGCACGCCAGCCGGCCTGCGCGTGTACTCCACGCCGGTGCAGGAACTGCGGCTGCTGCGTGACCAGACCACGACGCTGCGGGACGGACAGGTGTCCGGCGAGCAGACGCTGCACGTGCCGCGCGGTGGCTCGGCCGCGATGTCGGAGGTGGACCTGGAGTTCGTGCCGTCGGCGTCCGGGCAGACGACCGTGGCGATCGAGCTGACGAATGCCGGGGGCGAGGTGTATCGCGTGGGCTACGATGCCCCGACGAAGCGGTTCTTCTCCGATCGCACTGGGCTCCCGCGCGCGTTCTCGCCGAAGTTCGCGGCGGCCGTGCACTACGCCCCGCGTGTCGCCGGCGACTCGGCCGTCCGCCTGCACCTGTTCATCGACCGGTCGTCGGTGGAGCTCTTCGGTGATGGCGGTGCGACGCCGCTCACGGACCTCGTGTTCCCGACCAGCGACTTCACCGCGATGAAGCTCGTCGTGACCGGGCCGGCGGTGCGGCTGCGCTACGCCACGATCTCCTCACTGCGGTCGATCTGGCGGTGA